From Pantoea sp. Ep11b, the proteins below share one genomic window:
- the nuoJ gene encoding NADH-quinone oxidoreductase subunit J — translation MEFAFYLCGLVAVLTTLRVITHTNPVHALLYLIVSLLSIAGVFFSMGAYFAGALEIIVYAGAIMVLFVFVVMMLNLGKQTEKQEREWLSPSLWIGPGLASMLLLVVMVYAILTANDQGIDGTVIDAKAVGISLFGPYVLAVELASMLLLAGLVVAFHIGREERQGEVLSNRPADAAQVKKESA, via the coding sequence ATGGAATTTGCGTTTTATCTTTGCGGACTGGTAGCGGTGCTGACGACGTTGCGCGTCATTACCCATACTAATCCGGTACATGCGTTGCTGTACCTGATCGTGTCGCTGTTATCGATCGCCGGTGTCTTCTTCTCAATGGGTGCCTACTTTGCCGGTGCGCTGGAGATCATCGTTTACGCCGGGGCCATTATGGTGCTGTTCGTCTTCGTGGTCATGATGCTGAACCTGGGCAAACAGACTGAGAAGCAGGAGCGTGAATGGCTCAGCCCGTCACTGTGGATTGGACCGGGTCTGGCTTCGATGCTGCTGCTGGTGGTGATGGTCTATGCCATTCTGACGGCAAATGATCAGGGCATCGATGGCACCGTCATCGACGCGAAAGCGGTCGGCATCAGCCTGTTTGGTCCTTATGTCCTGGCCGTTGAGCTGGCTTCCATGCTGCTGCTGGCGGGGCTGGTCGTGGCGTTCCACATTGGTCGTGAAGAGCGTCAGGGTGAAGTTCTGAGCAACCGTCCTGCTGACGCCGCCCAGGTGAAAAAGGAGAGCGCATGA
- the nuoN gene encoding NADH-quinone oxidoreductase subunit NuoN: protein MTITPQQLIALLPLLIVGLTVVVVMLSIAWRRNHFVNATLTVAGLNLALLSLYFVGQVGAMDVTPLLRIDGYAMFYTALVMLASLATCTFAYPWLAGYPDNKDEFYLLVLIAALGGIVLASANHLASLFIGIELLSLPLFGLIGYAFRQKRSLEAALKYTILSAAASSFLLFGIALIYADSGNLSFVALGKSLTDSMIHEPLLLVGLGMMIIGLGFKLSLVPFHLWTPDVYQGAPAPVSTFLATASKIAIFGVIMRLFMYAPVTDSEAVRTVLAVIAFVSILFGNLMAISQSNIKRLLGYSSIAHLGYLLVALIAVKDHQLSLETSGVYLAGYLFSSLGAFGVVSLMSSPYRGPDADSLYSYRGLFWHRPILSAVMTVMMLSLAGIPMTLGFIGKFYVIASGVSAHLWWLTGAVVAGSAIGLYYYLRVTVSLYLSPPELHTRDTPANWAFTAGGVVVLISAILVLLLGVYPQPLIRLVQLAQPLM from the coding sequence ATGACAATAACTCCTCAACAATTGATTGCGTTGCTGCCGCTGTTAATCGTCGGATTGACGGTGGTGGTTGTGATGCTCTCCATTGCCTGGCGACGCAACCACTTCGTTAACGCCACGCTAACGGTGGCTGGCCTGAACCTGGCGCTGCTCTCGCTCTACTTTGTCGGGCAGGTCGGCGCGATGGATGTGACGCCGCTGCTGCGTATCGACGGCTATGCGATGTTCTATACCGCGCTGGTGATGCTGGCCAGTCTGGCGACCTGTACCTTTGCCTATCCGTGGCTGGCAGGTTATCCCGATAACAAAGATGAGTTCTATCTGCTGGTCCTGATTGCGGCCCTGGGCGGCATCGTGCTGGCCAGCGCTAACCATCTGGCCTCGCTGTTCATCGGGATTGAGCTGCTGTCACTGCCGCTGTTTGGTCTGATTGGCTACGCATTCCGCCAGAAACGTTCGCTGGAAGCGGCGCTGAAATATACCATTCTGTCGGCGGCGGCCTCCTCATTCCTGCTGTTTGGCATCGCGCTGATCTACGCGGACTCCGGCAACCTGAGCTTTGTGGCGCTGGGCAAAAGTCTGACTGACAGCATGATCCATGAACCGCTGCTGCTGGTAGGGCTGGGCATGATGATCATCGGTCTGGGCTTTAAGCTCTCGCTGGTGCCGTTCCATCTCTGGACGCCGGATGTCTATCAGGGTGCGCCTGCGCCGGTCTCCACCTTCCTGGCCACCGCCAGTAAGATTGCGATCTTCGGTGTCATCATGCGCCTGTTCATGTATGCGCCGGTGACCGACAGCGAAGCCGTTCGCACCGTGCTGGCAGTGATCGCCTTCGTATCGATTCTGTTCGGTAACCTGATGGCGATTTCGCAGAGCAACATCAAGCGTCTGCTGGGGTACTCCTCGATTGCGCACCTCGGCTATCTGCTGGTGGCGCTGATCGCGGTAAAAGATCATCAGCTATCGCTGGAAACCTCCGGCGTCTATCTGGCAGGTTACCTCTTCAGCAGCCTGGGCGCCTTTGGCGTGGTGAGCCTGATGTCCAGCCCGTATCGTGGCCCGGATGCCGACTCGCTCTACTCCTATCGTGGTCTGTTCTGGCATCGTCCAATCCTCTCTGCGGTCATGACCGTGATGATGCTGTCGCTGGCCGGGATCCCAATGACGCTGGGCTTTATCGGTAAGTTCTACGTCATCGCATCAGGCGTCAGTGCCCACCTCTGGTGGCTGACCGGTGCCGTGGTGGCGGGCAGTGCGATTGGTCTCTACTACTATCTGCGCGTGACCGTGAGTCTCTACCTCAGCCCGCCGGAACTGCATACCCGTGACACTCCGGCGAACTGGGCGTTTACGGCCGGTGGTGTGGTGGTGCTGATCTCCGCCATTCTGGTGCTGCTGTTAGGGGTGTACCCGCAGCCGCTCATCAGACTGGTGCAGCTGGCCCAGCCACTGATGTAA
- the nuoI gene encoding NADH-quinone oxidoreductase subunit NuoI, whose amino-acid sequence MTLKDIVVGFGTTVRSIWLIGLHAFAKRETQMYPEEPVYLPPRYRGRIVLTRDPDGAERCVACNLCAVACPVGCISLQKAETKDGRWYPEFFRINFSRCIFCGMCEEACPTTAIQLTPDFELGEFKRQDLVYEKDDLLISGPGKYPEYNFYRMAGMAIDGKDKGDAENEAKPVDVKGLLP is encoded by the coding sequence ATGACTTTGAAAGATATTGTCGTAGGCTTTGGCACGACAGTTCGCAGTATCTGGCTGATCGGCCTGCACGCCTTCGCCAAACGTGAAACTCAGATGTACCCGGAAGAGCCGGTTTATCTGCCGCCACGTTACCGTGGTCGTATCGTGTTAACCCGCGACCCGGATGGCGCCGAGCGTTGCGTCGCCTGTAACCTCTGTGCGGTGGCCTGTCCGGTCGGCTGTATTTCGCTGCAAAAAGCAGAAACCAAAGATGGCCGCTGGTATCCGGAGTTTTTCCGCATCAACTTCTCACGCTGCATCTTCTGCGGCATGTGTGAAGAGGCCTGTCCGACCACGGCGATTCAGCTGACCCCCGATTTCGAACTGGGTGAGTTCAAGCGTCAGGATCTGGTGTACGAAAAGGACGATCTGCTGATTTCGGGACCGGGTAAATATCCGGAGTACAACTTCTACCGCATGGCGGGTATGGCGATTGACGGCAAAGATAAGGGCGACGCGGAAAACGAAGCGAAGCCTGTCGACGTCAAAGGCTTATTACCTTAA
- the nuoH gene encoding NADH-quinone oxidoreductase subunit NuoH, with protein sequence MSWLTPDVIDILLAIVKAIVILLVVVACGAFMSFAERRLLGLFQNRYGPNRVGWGGSLQLVADMIKMFFKEDWVPPFTDRFIFTLAPVIAFVSLLLAFAIVPVSPTWMVTDLNIGLLFFLMMAGLAVYAVLFAGWSSNNKYSLLGAMRASAQTLSYEVFLGLSLMGVVAQAGSFNMNDIVNSQTHLWNIIPQFFGFVTFCIAGVAVCHRHPFDQPEAEQELADGYHIEYAGMKFGLFFVGEYVAITTVSALIVTLFFGGWHGPFLPPFIWFALKTAFFMMMFILIRAALPRPRYDQVLSFGWKVCLPLTLLNLLATAAVILYTAS encoded by the coding sequence ATGAGCTGGTTAACACCGGACGTTATCGACATTCTGCTGGCCATTGTTAAAGCCATCGTCATTCTGCTGGTGGTCGTGGCCTGCGGCGCGTTCATGAGCTTCGCCGAGCGTCGTCTGCTCGGCCTGTTCCAGAACCGTTACGGACCTAACCGCGTAGGCTGGGGCGGCTCGCTGCAGCTGGTCGCGGACATGATCAAGATGTTCTTTAAAGAGGACTGGGTCCCGCCGTTTACCGATCGCTTTATCTTTACCCTGGCGCCGGTTATCGCCTTCGTTTCACTGCTGCTGGCCTTTGCTATCGTGCCGGTGTCGCCGACCTGGATGGTGACAGACCTGAACATCGGTCTGCTCTTCTTCCTGATGATGGCGGGCCTGGCCGTGTATGCCGTGCTGTTTGCTGGCTGGTCGAGTAACAACAAATACTCGCTGCTGGGTGCTATGCGCGCCTCGGCGCAGACCCTGAGCTATGAAGTGTTCCTGGGGCTGTCGCTGATGGGCGTCGTCGCACAGGCGGGCTCGTTCAATATGAACGACATCGTTAACAGCCAGACGCATCTGTGGAACATCATCCCGCAGTTCTTTGGTTTCGTGACCTTCTGTATTGCGGGCGTGGCGGTGTGTCACCGTCACCCGTTTGACCAGCCGGAAGCGGAACAGGAGCTGGCAGATGGTTATCACATCGAATATGCCGGTATGAAGTTCGGCCTGTTCTTTGTCGGCGAATATGTGGCTATTACCACCGTATCAGCCTTGATCGTGACGCTGTTCTTTGGTGGCTGGCACGGCCCATTCCTGCCGCCGTTCATCTGGTTCGCCCTGAAAACGGCGTTCTTTATGATGATGTTCATCCTGATCCGTGCTGCGCTTCCGCGTCCACGTTACGATCAGGTGCTGTCATTCGGCTGGAAAGTGTGTCTGCCGTTGACGCTGCTGAACCTGCTGGCTACGGCCGCAGTGATTCTCTACACAGCGTCGTAA
- the nuoG gene encoding NADH-quinone oxidoreductase subunit NuoG, translating into MATIHVDGKEYDVNGADNLLQACLSLGLDIPYFCWHPALGSVGACRQCAVKQFQNAEDTRGRLVMSCMTPASDGTFISIDDGEAKEFRESVVEWLMTNHPHDCPVCEEGGNCHLQDMTVMTGHSFRRYRFTKRTHRNQDLGPFISHEMNRCIACYRCVRYYKDYADGKDLGVYGAHDNVYFGRPEDGTLESEFSGNLVEICPTGVFTDKTHSERYNRKWDMQFAPSICQQCSVGCNTSPGERYGELRRIENRYNGSVNHYFLCDRGRFGYGYVNRKDRPRQPMLLRGNDWVTLNAEQAVNAGADLLRQAKKVIGIGSPRASIESNFALRELVGAENFSTGMPADEQARLELMLKVLREGGIYTPSLREIESYDAVLVLGEDLTQVGARVALSVRQAVKGKARDMAAAQKVADWQIAAILNIGQNAKHPLFVTHVDETRLDDIAAWSYRAPVEDQARLGFAIASALDESAPAVADFDSALSGKMDVVVQALAGAKKPLIISGTHAGSTAVIEAAANVARALKARGADVGITLLADHANSMGLGMIGGNPLEHALEQLSSGEADALVVLENDLYRHAPKAQVDAALAQTTNVIVVDHQRTATLEKAGLVLSTASFAESDGTSINHEGRAQRFFQVYDPAYYDNSVVMLESWRWLHSLHSTLESRHVDWTQLDHVIDAVVARLPQLAGIKEAAPDASFRIRGQKLSRSPIRNSGRTAARANISVHEPRQPQDQDTMFAFSMEGNNQPSAPRSQIPFAWAPGWNSPQAWNKFQAEVGGKLRHGDPGVRLFDASSAQLPWFTTVPAAFSRDAQWRVAPLHRLFGSEEMSQRSPVFQQRMAEPALVINPEDAAKLGLNQGAAAEFSCAGETVRLPVRLSASLQAGQIGLPLGMPGVPPFLANGKIETLQEAAQ; encoded by the coding sequence ATGGCTACAATTCATGTAGACGGTAAAGAGTATGATGTGAACGGAGCGGACAACCTGCTACAGGCATGTCTTTCTCTGGGCCTTGATATTCCTTACTTTTGCTGGCATCCGGCGCTGGGAAGCGTTGGGGCCTGCCGCCAGTGTGCGGTAAAGCAATTCCAGAATGCCGAAGATACCCGTGGTCGTCTCGTCATGTCCTGCATGACGCCGGCCTCTGACGGCACATTCATCTCCATCGATGATGGCGAAGCGAAAGAGTTCCGCGAAAGCGTGGTGGAGTGGCTGATGACCAACCACCCACACGACTGCCCGGTGTGCGAAGAGGGCGGTAACTGTCACCTGCAGGATATGACAGTGATGACCGGCCACAGTTTCCGCCGCTATCGCTTCACCAAACGTACCCACCGTAATCAGGATCTCGGTCCGTTTATCTCCCATGAGATGAACCGCTGTATCGCCTGCTACCGCTGCGTGCGTTACTACAAAGATTATGCCGACGGCAAGGATCTGGGTGTCTACGGTGCGCACGACAACGTCTACTTCGGCCGCCCGGAAGATGGCACGCTGGAGAGCGAATTCTCCGGCAACCTGGTGGAGATCTGCCCGACCGGCGTCTTCACCGACAAGACCCACTCCGAACGCTATAACCGTAAATGGGACATGCAGTTTGCGCCGAGCATCTGTCAGCAGTGCAGCGTCGGCTGTAACACCAGCCCGGGTGAGCGCTATGGCGAACTGCGCCGTATCGAAAACCGCTACAACGGCAGCGTCAACCACTACTTCCTCTGCGACCGTGGCCGCTTCGGCTATGGCTACGTGAACCGTAAAGATCGTCCGCGTCAGCCGATGCTGCTGCGTGGCAACGACTGGGTCACGCTGAACGCCGAACAGGCGGTCAACGCCGGTGCCGATCTGCTGCGTCAGGCGAAAAAAGTGATTGGTATCGGCTCGCCGCGCGCCAGCATCGAAAGCAACTTCGCGCTGCGTGAGCTGGTCGGTGCAGAAAACTTCTCGACCGGGATGCCCGCCGATGAGCAGGCACGTCTGGAACTGATGCTGAAAGTGCTGCGAGAAGGTGGGATCTATACGCCATCGCTGCGCGAAATTGAAAGTTACGATGCGGTGCTGGTGCTGGGTGAAGATCTGACGCAGGTCGGCGCCCGCGTCGCCCTGTCGGTGCGTCAGGCGGTGAAAGGCAAAGCCCGCGACATGGCGGCGGCGCAGAAAGTGGCTGACTGGCAGATCGCTGCGATCCTGAACATCGGTCAGAACGCGAAGCATCCGCTGTTTGTCACGCACGTCGATGAAACCCGTCTGGATGATATCGCCGCGTGGAGCTATCGCGCGCCGGTTGAAGATCAGGCGCGTCTCGGCTTCGCGATCGCCAGCGCGCTGGATGAATCCGCGCCTGCGGTTGCCGATTTCGACAGCGCGCTCAGCGGAAAAATGGATGTGGTCGTTCAGGCGCTGGCCGGAGCGAAAAAACCGTTAATTATCTCCGGCACCCACGCGGGCAGCACGGCGGTAATTGAAGCCGCAGCGAACGTGGCCAGAGCCCTGAAAGCGCGCGGCGCGGATGTCGGCATTACCCTGCTGGCCGATCACGCTAACAGCATGGGCCTGGGCATGATCGGCGGTAATCCGCTGGAGCATGCGCTGGAGCAGCTGAGCAGCGGTGAAGCGGATGCGCTGGTCGTGCTGGAAAACGATCTCTATCGCCATGCGCCAAAAGCGCAGGTGGACGCCGCCCTGGCCCAGACCACCAACGTTATCGTGGTTGACCATCAGCGCACTGCAACGCTGGAAAAAGCCGGTCTGGTGCTGTCGACCGCCAGCTTCGCGGAGAGCGATGGCACCTCGATCAACCATGAAGGTCGCGCTCAGCGTTTCTTCCAGGTTTACGATCCGGCGTACTACGACAACAGCGTGGTGATGCTGGAGAGCTGGCGCTGGCTGCATTCGCTGCACAGCACCCTGGAAAGCCGTCATGTGGACTGGACGCAGCTCGATCATGTGATCGATGCCGTGGTGGCCCGTCTGCCGCAGCTGGCTGGCATTAAAGAAGCGGCACCGGATGCCAGCTTCCGTATTCGCGGTCAGAAACTGTCGCGCTCGCCTATTCGTAACAGCGGACGCACAGCGGCACGCGCCAATATCAGCGTGCATGAACCGCGCCAGCCGCAGGATCAGGACACGATGTTCGCCTTCTCTATGGAAGGGAACAACCAGCCTTCGGCGCCGCGTTCGCAGATTCCGTTTGCCTGGGCGCCAGGCTGGAACTCACCGCAGGCGTGGAACAAGTTCCAGGCCGAAGTGGGCGGCAAACTGCGTCACGGCGATCCGGGCGTGCGCCTGTTTGACGCCAGCAGCGCTCAGCTGCCGTGGTTCACCACCGTTCCGGCTGCCTTCAGTCGTGATGCGCAGTGGCGCGTAGCACCGCTTCATCGCCTGTTCGGCAGCGAAGAGATGTCACAGCGTTCACCGGTCTTCCAGCAGCGTATGGCCGAGCCTGCGCTGGTGATTAACCCGGAAGATGCAGCGAAACTGGGCCTGAACCAGGGCGCAGCGGCAGAGTTCAGCTGTGCCGGTGAAACCGTGCGTCTGCCGGTTCGTCTCTCGGCGTCACTGCAGGCGGGACAGATTGGCCTGCCGCTGGGCATGCCGGGCGTTCCGCCATTCCTGGCGAACGGTAAAATTGAGACTCTGCAGGAGGCGGCGCAATGA
- a CDS encoding GNAT family N-acetyltransferase, which yields MDIEWQDRHHSELTPHELYALLALRSAVFVVEQQCAYLDVDGNDLRADNRHLLGMAGGQLVAYARLLSPEDESSPVKIGRVIVSDRVRGARLGNRLMEQAIARCQQHWPGRDLFLSAQAHLENFYQQHGFIAVGETYPEDGIPHVDMRKRAP from the coding sequence ATGGACATTGAGTGGCAGGACAGACATCACAGTGAACTCACGCCGCATGAACTCTATGCGCTGCTGGCGTTGCGCAGCGCCGTGTTCGTGGTGGAGCAGCAGTGCGCCTATCTGGACGTGGATGGTAACGATCTGCGGGCAGACAACCGCCATCTGCTGGGCATGGCCGGGGGACAACTGGTGGCCTATGCGCGACTCCTCTCCCCGGAGGATGAGAGCAGTCCGGTGAAGATCGGACGCGTCATCGTTTCGGATCGGGTGCGGGGTGCACGGCTGGGCAACCGTCTGATGGAGCAGGCCATCGCCCGCTGTCAGCAGCACTGGCCGGGGCGAGACCTGTTTCTCTCCGCGCAGGCTCATCTGGAAAACTTCTACCAGCAGCACGGCTTTATCGCGGTGGGGGAGACCTATCCGGAGGATGGTATTCCGCACGTTGATATGCGAAAGCGCGCGCCATAA
- the nuoL gene encoding NADH-quinone oxidoreductase subunit L: MNLLYLTVLFPLIGFLLLAFSRGRWSENLSATVGMGSVGLAALTTAMIGFDFFANGQQAYTQSLWTWMHVGNFDMKVNLTLDGLSLTMLSVVTGVGFFIHMFASWYMRGEEGYSRFFAYTNLFIASMVVLVLADNLMLMYLGWEGVGLCSYLLIGFYYSNPENGKAAMKAFIITRVGDVFLAFGLFILYNELGTLNFREMMELAPAHFAADNHMLQWATLMLLGGAVGKSAQLPLQTWLADAMAGPTPVSALIHAATMVTAGVYLIARSHGLFLLTPEVLHLVGIVGAITLVLAGFAALVQTDIKRVLAYSTMSQIGYMFLALGVQAWDAAIFHLMTHAFFKALLFLSSGSVILACHHEQNIFKMGGLRKSIPLVYTCFLVGGAALAALPLVTAGFYSKDEILFGALANGHINLMVAGLVGAFLTSIYTFRMIFIVFHGEEKIHAHAGKGITHHLPLIVLLLLSTFIGALITPPLAGVLPANESGEAGKVGLEITSGVVAIVGILIAAALWLGKRELVTRIANSAPGRFFGTWWFAAWGFDWLYDKVFVKPYLGIAWLLKRDPLNGVMNLPALLSRVANKGLVVSENGYLRWYVASMSVGAVLVLALLLVI; the protein is encoded by the coding sequence ATGAATCTTCTCTATTTAACTGTCTTGTTTCCGCTAATCGGCTTTCTGCTGTTAGCGTTTTCGCGCGGTCGCTGGTCTGAGAACCTGTCGGCCACGGTAGGTATGGGATCGGTGGGTCTGGCGGCCCTGACTACGGCGATGATCGGTTTCGACTTCTTCGCTAACGGTCAGCAGGCTTACACCCAGTCACTCTGGACCTGGATGCATGTCGGCAACTTTGACATGAAAGTTAACCTGACGCTGGATGGCCTGTCGCTGACCATGCTGTCGGTCGTGACCGGCGTCGGCTTCTTCATTCATATGTTCGCCTCCTGGTACATGCGTGGAGAGGAGGGCTATTCCCGCTTCTTCGCCTATACCAACCTGTTTATCGCCAGCATGGTGGTTCTGGTGCTGGCCGATAACCTGATGCTGATGTATCTGGGCTGGGAAGGGGTAGGGCTCTGCTCCTATCTGCTGATCGGCTTCTACTACAGCAACCCGGAAAATGGCAAAGCGGCGATGAAAGCGTTCATCATCACCCGCGTCGGCGACGTCTTCCTGGCTTTCGGCCTGTTCATACTCTACAACGAGCTGGGCACGCTGAACTTCCGTGAGATGATGGAACTGGCACCGGCACATTTCGCTGCTGACAACCATATGCTGCAGTGGGCAACGCTGATGCTGCTGGGTGGCGCGGTCGGTAAATCGGCGCAGCTGCCGTTACAGACCTGGCTGGCGGATGCGATGGCCGGTCCGACCCCGGTTTCGGCTCTGATCCACGCCGCGACCATGGTGACGGCGGGGGTTTATCTGATCGCCCGCAGCCACGGTCTGTTCCTGCTGACGCCGGAAGTGCTGCATCTGGTGGGCATTGTCGGCGCGATTACGCTGGTGCTGGCAGGTTTTGCGGCGCTGGTGCAGACCGACATCAAACGCGTTCTTGCGTACTCCACCATGAGTCAGATTGGCTACATGTTCCTGGCGCTGGGTGTTCAGGCATGGGATGCGGCGATTTTCCATCTGATGACGCACGCTTTCTTCAAAGCGCTGCTGTTCCTCTCGTCGGGCTCCGTCATTCTGGCCTGCCATCACGAGCAGAACATTTTCAAAATGGGTGGCCTGCGCAAGAGCATTCCGCTGGTCTACACCTGCTTCCTGGTCGGTGGCGCGGCGCTGGCGGCACTGCCGCTGGTGACGGCGGGCTTCTACAGTAAAGATGAGATTCTGTTTGGCGCACTGGCTAACGGTCACATCAATCTGATGGTGGCGGGTCTGGTCGGGGCGTTCCTCACCTCCATCTACACCTTCCGCATGATCTTTATCGTGTTCCACGGTGAAGAGAAAATCCACGCGCACGCCGGCAAGGGTATTACTCATCACCTGCCGCTGATCGTGCTGCTGCTGCTCTCCACCTTCATTGGTGCGCTGATCACGCCACCGCTGGCGGGCGTTCTGCCAGCCAATGAATCTGGTGAAGCGGGCAAAGTGGGACTGGAAATCACCTCTGGCGTTGTCGCAATCGTCGGCATTCTGATCGCGGCTGCGCTGTGGCTGGGCAAACGTGAGCTGGTTACCCGTATCGCAAACAGCGCACCGGGCCGTTTCTTCGGCACCTGGTGGTTTGCGGCCTGGGGCTTCGACTGGCTCTACGACAAAGTGTTCGTCAAACCTTATCTGGGCATTGCGTGGCTGCTGAAGCGCGACCCACTGAATGGCGTGATGAACCTGCCTGCGCTGCTGTCGCGCGTGGCTAACAAAGGCCTGGTGGTCAGTGAAAACGGCTATCTGCGCTGGTACGTGGCGTCAATGAGCGTCGGTGCCGTGCTGGTGCTGGCTCTGCTGCTGGTGATTTAA
- the nuoK gene encoding NADH-quinone oxidoreductase subunit NuoK, giving the protein MIPLQHGLILAAVLFVLGLTSLVIRRNLLFMLIGLEIMINAAALALVVAGSYWGQADGQVMYILAISLAAAEASIGLALLLQLYRRRQTLNIDTVSEMRG; this is encoded by the coding sequence ATGATCCCGTTACAACATGGATTGATTCTTGCCGCCGTGCTGTTTGTCCTCGGACTGACATCACTGGTGATACGCCGCAATCTGCTGTTTATGCTGATCGGCCTTGAAATCATGATCAACGCCGCCGCTTTAGCTCTGGTGGTTGCCGGAAGCTACTGGGGTCAGGCCGATGGACAGGTGATGTATATCCTGGCGATCAGCCTGGCGGCAGCGGAAGCCAGTATCGGTCTGGCACTGCTGCTTCAGCTCTATCGTCGTCGTCAGACGCTGAACATTGATACTGTGAGCGAGATGCGCGGATGA
- the nuoM gene encoding NADH-quinone oxidoreductase subunit M has protein sequence MLLPWLIIIPFVGGLICWLTERLGAKVPRWIALITMGLTLALSLQLWLQGGYSLTQAAGIPQWQSSFSVPWIPRFGISFHLAIDGLSLLMVVLTGLLGLMAVLCSWNEISKYQGFFHLNLMWILGGVIGVFLSIDLFLFFFFWEMMLVPMYFLIALWGHKASDGKTRISAATKFFIYTQASGLVMLIAILGLVFVHYNATGVWTFSYEQLLQTPMSSGVEYLLMLGFFIAFAVKMPVVPLHGWLPDAHSQAPTAGSVDLAGILLKTAAYGLLRFSLPLFPNASAEFAPIANWLGIIGIFYGAWMAFSQTDIKRLIAYTSISHMGFVLIAIYTGSQLALQGAVIQMIAHGLSAAALFILCGQLYERLHTRDMRQMGGLWSRIKWIPGLSLFFAVANLGMPGTGNFVGEFMILTGSFQVVPTIIVIATFGLVFASVYSLVMMQRAYYGEAKSKDPLPGMSPREFMTIGVLVVLLVLLGVYPQPILDTSHAAMSNIQQWFTASISTTRP, from the coding sequence GTGTTATTACCTTGGCTAATTATCATACCCTTCGTCGGCGGTCTGATCTGCTGGCTCACTGAGCGCCTCGGCGCGAAGGTGCCACGCTGGATCGCGCTGATTACCATGGGGCTGACGTTGGCGCTTTCGCTGCAACTCTGGTTGCAGGGAGGCTATTCACTGACGCAGGCAGCGGGCATTCCGCAGTGGCAGTCAAGTTTCTCCGTTCCCTGGATCCCACGCTTCGGCATCAGCTTCCATTTAGCCATTGATGGGCTGTCGCTGCTGATGGTGGTGCTGACCGGCCTGCTGGGTCTGATGGCGGTGCTCTGCTCCTGGAATGAGATCTCAAAGTATCAGGGCTTTTTCCACCTGAACCTGATGTGGATCCTGGGCGGCGTGATCGGTGTGTTCCTCTCCATCGACCTGTTCCTGTTCTTCTTCTTCTGGGAAATGATGCTGGTGCCGATGTACTTCCTCATCGCGCTCTGGGGTCATAAAGCGTCAGACGGTAAAACCCGTATCTCCGCGGCGACCAAATTCTTCATCTATACCCAGGCGTCGGGTCTGGTGATGCTGATTGCGATTCTGGGACTGGTGTTTGTTCACTACAACGCGACCGGCGTCTGGACATTCAGCTATGAGCAGCTGCTGCAGACTCCGATGTCGAGTGGCGTGGAATACCTGCTGATGCTGGGCTTCTTTATCGCCTTCGCCGTGAAGATGCCGGTGGTGCCTTTGCACGGCTGGCTGCCGGACGCGCACAGTCAGGCACCGACCGCGGGCTCCGTCGACCTGGCCGGTATTCTGCTGAAAACCGCAGCGTACGGTTTGCTGCGCTTCAGCCTGCCGCTGTTCCCGAACGCCTCCGCCGAGTTTGCGCCGATTGCCAACTGGTTGGGCATCATCGGTATCTTCTACGGCGCCTGGATGGCTTTCTCGCAGACCGATATCAAACGCCTGATCGCCTACACCTCGATTTCGCACATGGGCTTTGTGCTGATTGCCATCTATACCGGCAGCCAGCTGGCGCTGCAGGGTGCGGTGATTCAGATGATTGCGCACGGCCTCTCCGCCGCCGCACTCTTCATCCTGTGTGGTCAGCTTTATGAGCGTCTGCATACCCGCGATATGCGTCAGATGGGTGGACTCTGGTCGCGCATCAAGTGGATCCCGGGTCTGTCGCTGTTCTTCGCGGTCGCCAACCTCGGTATGCCGGGTACCGGTAACTTCGTCGGCGAGTTTATGATCCTGACAGGCAGTTTCCAGGTGGTGCCGACGATTATCGTCATCGCGACCTTTGGTCTGGTGTTCGCCTCCGTTTACTCGCTGGTGATGATGCAGCGCGCTTACTACGGCGAAGCGAAATCGAAAGACCCGCTGCCAGGCATGTCCCCGCGTGAGTTTATGACCATCGGTGTTCTGGTGGTGCTGCTGGTGCTGCTGGGCGTCTATCCACAGCCGATTCTGGATACTTCGCACGCTGCCATGAGCAATATTCAGCAGTGGTTTACCGCTTCAATTTCAACTACAAGGCCGTAA